A region from the Lentisphaera profundi genome encodes:
- a CDS encoding sirohydrochlorin chelatase, producing MKKSCIFLLHGSRKPKIGEIEEIIKSVDLEEGVSSHIAYLELQQPFFSDVLNQCKEDDEVHILPLFVLEGRHVREDIPEISEKLRKDAPHIKFVVHPHIGQWQLFKDMLNKKILEL from the coding sequence TTGAAAAAAAGCTGTATTTTTCTACTTCATGGAAGTCGTAAGCCTAAAATAGGTGAAATTGAAGAAATTATTAAAAGTGTGGATCTCGAAGAAGGTGTGAGTTCTCATATTGCCTACCTCGAGTTGCAACAGCCATTCTTCTCTGATGTTTTAAATCAATGTAAAGAGGATGATGAAGTCCATATTCTTCCCCTGTTTGTCCTTGAAGGACGTCATGTCCGTGAAGATATCCCGGAGATAAGCGAAAAGCTTAGAAAAGATGCCCCGCATATTAAATTTGTCGTTCATCCGCATATCGGACAATGGCAGCTTTTTAAAGATATGCTCAATAAAAAAATATTAGAATTGTGA
- a CDS encoding serine hydrolase domain-containing protein — translation MFGLDQFSNTHKIINEGINEKLHFGAQVYISQDSQILADFAIGKNHPDAIDPLTELKPSTILPWMSCSKMLTAVAIAILNERRMLGYDQLVGDIIPEFSCNGKESITIKHLLTHTSGIRLLPLQWDKLSWEATVAAIAKMPIESNWVPGEKAGYHIGTSWLILGEIIRILDGRPVEQFLNEEIFTPLNMEHSGISISKDFYLNSGLDISGLYRTDTKSPYSSLEKYLDSLNLVRPGATGRGPIKELGQFMEMLLNKGSYANKRILSERSVEELSSRQREGLLDLTFNKTIDWGLGFMIDSKCHNRSYPYSFGTYCSEETFGHNGNQSSTAYVDPEHDLVVCFVFNGMPGEYEHNKRLKLMNDSIYQDLGLD, via the coding sequence ATGTTCGGCTTAGACCAATTTTCAAACACACACAAAATTATAAATGAAGGGATCAACGAAAAACTTCATTTTGGTGCACAAGTTTACATCTCGCAAGATTCACAAATCCTTGCGGATTTCGCAATTGGCAAAAATCACCCGGATGCCATTGATCCCCTGACAGAACTTAAGCCTAGCACCATACTCCCATGGATGTCGTGCTCAAAAATGCTTACTGCCGTAGCTATCGCCATCTTAAATGAGCGTAGGATGCTAGGTTACGATCAATTAGTCGGTGACATCATCCCGGAGTTCTCCTGTAATGGCAAAGAATCTATTACTATTAAACACCTTCTTACCCATACATCAGGCATCCGACTCCTCCCCCTTCAATGGGATAAGCTCTCATGGGAAGCCACTGTTGCGGCCATCGCAAAAATGCCTATCGAAAGCAATTGGGTTCCAGGAGAAAAAGCCGGTTACCACATTGGGACTAGCTGGTTAATCCTCGGAGAAATTATACGTATTCTCGACGGTAGACCTGTGGAGCAATTCTTAAATGAAGAAATTTTTACCCCACTAAATATGGAGCATAGCGGGATTAGTATAAGTAAAGATTTTTATCTTAACTCAGGCCTAGACATCTCAGGACTGTATCGCACTGATACTAAAAGCCCCTACTCGTCTTTAGAGAAATACTTAGACAGCCTCAATCTCGTCCGTCCCGGCGCCACAGGACGCGGGCCCATTAAAGAACTTGGCCAGTTCATGGAAATGCTACTCAACAAAGGCTCCTACGCCAACAAACGCATATTGAGTGAACGAAGCGTCGAAGAACTTAGCTCTAGACAAAGAGAAGGTTTACTTGATTTAACTTTTAATAAAACGATTGACTGGGGCTTAGGTTTCATGATCGATTCTAAATGTCACAATCGTTCTTATCCATATAGTTTTGGCACTTATTGTTCGGAAGAGACTTTCGGGCACAATGGTAATCAGTCCTCCACTGCCTATGTCGATCCCGAGCATGATTTAGTTGTATGTTTTGTTTTCAATGGCATGCCAGGTGAATACGAGCATAACAAAAGATTAAAACTCATGAATGACTCTATTTACCAAGACCTTGGCTTAGATTAA
- a CDS encoding LURP-one-related/scramblase family protein, which yields MGVLAKNLFLVKEHVGMFKAANNYDIHDPYTNEIIIECRENNLGFITKLLRFSDYKRMTPFNIEISDAQGNLLLRVSRGISIFLSDVKVHDGEGNLIGGFKQKFFSIGGKFDVQDPSGNTLCNLKGTWTGWNFRFLAGERELAQVSKEWAGLGKEMFTSADNYALSISSDVSEDAPVRKLILAAVMCIDMVLKE from the coding sequence ATGGGTGTGTTAGCTAAAAATCTTTTTTTAGTCAAAGAACATGTAGGGATGTTTAAAGCAGCAAATAATTATGATATCCACGACCCTTATACGAATGAGATTATCATAGAATGTCGAGAAAATAACTTAGGTTTTATCACCAAGTTATTGCGTTTTAGTGATTATAAACGCATGACTCCTTTTAATATTGAAATTAGTGATGCTCAAGGAAATTTACTTTTAAGAGTTAGTCGCGGAATTTCAATTTTTCTTTCTGATGTAAAAGTACATGATGGTGAAGGCAATTTGATTGGTGGTTTCAAACAAAAATTCTTCTCTATTGGGGGTAAGTTTGACGTCCAGGATCCATCGGGAAATACACTGTGTAACTTGAAAGGCACATGGACAGGTTGGAACTTTAGATTTTTAGCAGGCGAACGCGAATTAGCTCAGGTCTCTAAAGAATGGGCTGGTTTAGGTAAAGAAATGTTTACGAGTGCAGATAATTATGCCTTAAGTATTTCGTCTGACGTATCAGAAGATGCTCCAGTTAGAAAATTGATACTAGCCGCAGTTATGTGTATTGATATGGTTTTAAAGGAATAA
- the coaE gene encoding dephospho-CoA kinase (Dephospho-CoA kinase (CoaE) performs the final step in coenzyme A biosynthesis.): MIKIGLTGGIGSGKSTALNFFHELGFSVQDCDDVVSEIYQSCEEFKKNLLGRFGQSIVTEGKIDKKKIAKLVFGNEVELKWLNKELHQKVRDEVKNNYQEEKINIVAVPLLHEAGWDTSFDATVCVWCPNDIRINRLKDRGFTPEESQARIAAQMSQDEKLERSGFAIINDFDIENLRAQCKELSQKFKNTYKNKDI, translated from the coding sequence GTGATTAAAATCGGTCTTACCGGTGGCATCGGCTCCGGGAAAAGTACTGCTTTAAATTTTTTTCATGAACTTGGTTTTAGTGTTCAAGACTGCGATGATGTAGTGAGTGAAATTTATCAGTCATGTGAAGAGTTTAAAAAAAACTTACTTGGTCGTTTTGGTCAAAGTATTGTTACTGAAGGAAAGATAGATAAGAAAAAGATTGCCAAGCTAGTTTTTGGAAATGAAGTCGAACTAAAGTGGCTCAATAAAGAGCTTCATCAAAAAGTCCGAGACGAAGTTAAGAATAATTATCAAGAAGAGAAAATAAATATTGTAGCAGTGCCTTTACTTCATGAAGCAGGATGGGACACGAGTTTTGATGCCACGGTTTGCGTGTGGTGCCCCAATGACATAAGAATCAATCGCTTAAAGGATAGAGGTTTTACCCCAGAAGAAAGTCAAGCAAGAATAGCAGCCCAGATGTCGCAAGATGAAAAATTAGAAAGGTCTGGATTTGCCATTATAAACGATTTTGATATAGAAAATTTAAGAGCTCAGTGCAAAGAGCTAAGTCAAAAATTTAAAAATACATATAAGAACAAGGATATTTGA
- the tyrS gene encoding tyrosine--tRNA ligase, which translates to MADNIYDELKWRGLIFQESGQDELRSYLTDAKVSVYCGFDPTADSLHIGHLVPLITLRRFQNYGHSVLPLAGGATGMIGDPSGKSQERNLLSSDDIAHNVDCIKSQLKQIIDFSSDTATLVNNYDWISKINIIEYLRDIGKNFSVNVMMNRDSVSSRLKSKDAGLSYTEFSYMVLQAYDFLHLNREHNCTLQIGGSDQWGNMTSGMDLIRRSTDSRAFCLTVPLIMKSDGTKFGKTAGGSIWLDPKQTCPYDFYQYWFNVADADVMHFIKFFTFLSQDVVEELEKSVAEEPHLRKAQKTLAWEMTAMIHGEPEVEKAIFAADALFGREDIREVDAVTMEALHKATEAPSFSSLDEVEGVLSLLTASTLCKSSGEARKMVQGNGISLNNEKVKDIRYKPVQDDLIHQRYLVLRKGKKDFSVIKFT; encoded by the coding sequence ATGGCTGATAATATATACGACGAGCTTAAGTGGCGTGGACTTATTTTCCAAGAATCAGGTCAAGATGAACTCCGTTCATATCTTACGGATGCTAAGGTTAGTGTGTACTGTGGATTTGATCCAACTGCGGACAGTCTACATATAGGCCACCTAGTTCCTTTGATTACTTTACGACGTTTTCAGAATTATGGTCACAGTGTTTTGCCTTTAGCAGGTGGAGCAACTGGCATGATTGGTGATCCTAGTGGCAAAAGTCAGGAGCGCAACCTTTTAAGTTCAGATGATATAGCCCATAATGTTGACTGTATTAAGTCGCAGCTTAAGCAAATTATTGATTTTAGTAGTGACACAGCAACTTTGGTTAATAATTATGATTGGATCTCGAAAATCAATATCATTGAGTATTTACGCGATATAGGTAAAAACTTTTCGGTTAATGTGATGATGAATAGAGACTCAGTTTCTTCGCGCTTAAAGAGTAAAGATGCGGGTCTGTCGTATACTGAGTTTAGTTACATGGTTTTACAGGCCTATGACTTCTTGCACTTAAATCGTGAGCATAATTGTACCCTGCAGATTGGTGGCAGTGATCAGTGGGGCAATATGACCTCGGGAATGGATTTAATTCGCCGTTCAACTGATAGTCGAGCTTTTTGTTTGACGGTTCCGCTCATTATGAAATCTGATGGTACTAAATTTGGTAAGACTGCCGGGGGCTCTATTTGGTTAGATCCTAAGCAAACTTGTCCCTATGATTTTTATCAATATTGGTTCAATGTGGCAGATGCTGATGTGATGCACTTTATTAAGTTCTTTACGTTCTTGTCTCAAGATGTGGTAGAAGAGCTTGAGAAATCAGTTGCAGAAGAGCCTCATTTGCGTAAAGCGCAAAAGACATTAGCTTGGGAAATGACCGCGATGATTCATGGTGAACCTGAAGTTGAAAAAGCTATTTTTGCTGCGGACGCACTTTTTGGTCGAGAAGATATTCGTGAAGTTGATGCAGTGACAATGGAAGCATTGCATAAGGCAACGGAAGCCCCTAGTTTTAGTTCTTTGGATGAAGTAGAGGGTGTGTTATCCTTATTGACTGCAAGTACTTTATGTAAATCTTCGGGCGAAGCTCGTAAGATGGTTCAAGGTAATGGCATTAGCTTGAACAATGAAAAAGTAAAAGATATTAGGTACAAGCCTGTACAGGATGATCTTATCCATCAAAGGTATTTAGTTCTTAGGAAAGGAAAAAAGGACTTTTCCGTAATAAAGTTCACTTAG
- a CDS encoding aspartate-semialdehyde dehydrogenase — MMKKPNVAIMGATGAVGAELLDLLAEREFPLNSLKLLASARSAGKKITFRGEELTVEELTHDSFEGVDIVLASAGGSLSKEFAPSAVKAGAIVVDNTSHYRMDPEVPLVVPEINPEDIKWNKGIIANPNCSTILMVLALWPLHKKFGVKRTVCSTYQAASGAGALAMQELEQETAAKLKGEEFTNTVIDQPYAFNLFPHNSPMQENGYVEEELKMMNETSKIFHEDSKVTATCIRVPIMRAHSESLNIEFNNPYTIEEAYEVLKDSPGVEVFENRDENLWATPLDVSGKDPVYVGRLRRDVTIDNGLELWLVGDQVRKGAALNAVQIAELLLEN; from the coding sequence ATCATGAAAAAACCTAATGTAGCCATTATGGGTGCCACTGGTGCAGTTGGTGCCGAGCTTTTAGATTTACTGGCTGAGCGTGAGTTCCCGCTTAATTCTCTTAAGTTACTTGCTTCAGCGCGTTCTGCAGGTAAGAAAATCACTTTTCGTGGTGAAGAATTAACTGTAGAAGAATTGACGCATGACAGTTTTGAAGGTGTGGATATTGTTCTTGCTTCAGCAGGTGGATCTTTGTCAAAAGAGTTTGCTCCTTCAGCAGTAAAAGCAGGTGCTATAGTCGTTGACAATACGTCACATTATAGAATGGATCCAGAAGTTCCTTTAGTCGTTCCAGAGATTAATCCAGAAGATATCAAATGGAATAAAGGTATTATTGCAAATCCAAATTGCTCAACAATTCTTATGGTTTTGGCACTGTGGCCTCTTCATAAAAAGTTTGGTGTGAAAAGAACTGTATGCTCGACGTATCAGGCCGCTTCAGGTGCAGGTGCCTTGGCGATGCAAGAACTTGAGCAAGAAACAGCAGCGAAACTTAAAGGTGAAGAGTTTACTAATACAGTGATTGATCAGCCTTACGCTTTTAATTTGTTCCCACATAATTCTCCGATGCAAGAAAATGGCTATGTAGAAGAAGAGTTAAAGATGATGAATGAAACGAGTAAAATCTTTCATGAAGATTCAAAAGTGACAGCTACTTGTATACGCGTTCCTATTATGCGTGCGCACTCTGAAAGTTTAAATATTGAGTTTAATAATCCTTACACAATAGAAGAAGCTTATGAAGTTTTAAAAGATTCTCCAGGTGTAGAGGTTTTTGAGAACCGCGATGAGAACCTTTGGGCAACTCCTTTAGATGTGTCTGGAAAAGATCCTGTTTATGTTGGTCGTTTACGTCGTGATGTTACTATCGATAATGGCTTAGAGTTATGGTTAGTTGGCGATCAAGTACGTAAAGGGGCAGCTTTAAATGCAGTGCAAATTGCTGAGCTTCTTTTAGAGAACTAA
- a CDS encoding enoyl-ACP reductase FabI, with product MLMKGKKGIILGVANHRSIAWGIFESLRNQGADVTLTYMNDRMKDGIEKLFKKFDINDVDLLECDVTNQATIDSTFTTLGEKHGEIDFVVHCLAFANKSELEGDFIDTSREGYAMAGEVSSFSLVAVSKAAQPYLSANASIVCLTYLGAEKICTNYNVMGVAKAGLECSTRYLANDLGPKGVRVNAISAGPVNTLAARGISGFTRMLTIQEKISPLRRVNTVDEIGDAAMFLCSDLSRGITSEVLHVDCGFSNVGVGPMEAYNLEK from the coding sequence ATGTTAATGAAAGGCAAAAAAGGTATCATCCTTGGAGTAGCAAATCATAGATCAATCGCATGGGGTATTTTCGAATCCCTTAGAAATCAAGGTGCTGATGTCACTTTGACTTACATGAATGATCGCATGAAAGATGGAATTGAAAAACTCTTCAAGAAATTCGATATTAATGATGTCGATTTACTCGAGTGTGATGTGACTAATCAAGCTACGATTGATTCTACTTTCACGACACTGGGCGAAAAACACGGTGAAATTGATTTTGTTGTGCACTGCCTAGCTTTTGCAAATAAATCTGAGCTTGAAGGTGATTTTATTGATACGAGTCGTGAAGGCTATGCAATGGCGGGAGAAGTAAGTTCTTTCTCATTAGTAGCAGTCTCTAAAGCTGCTCAGCCTTACCTAAGTGCAAATGCGAGTATTGTTTGCTTAACATATCTCGGTGCAGAAAAAATCTGTACAAACTATAATGTTATGGGCGTAGCGAAAGCTGGTCTTGAGTGTAGTACTCGTTACCTCGCAAACGATCTTGGACCTAAGGGTGTACGTGTTAATGCTATTTCTGCTGGCCCAGTTAATACTTTAGCGGCACGCGGTATTTCAGGTTTTACTCGTATGTTAACGATTCAGGAGAAAATCTCCCCATTGCGTCGAGTTAATACGGTTGATGAGATTGGCGATGCGGCAATGTTCCTTTGTTCAGATTTAAGTCGTGGTATCACGTCTGAAGTTCTTCATGTTGATTGCGGTTTTAGCAATGTGGGTGTAGGCCCAATGGAAGCCTACAACTTGGAAAAATAA
- a CDS encoding sigma-70 family RNA polymerase sigma factor — translation MSNERDPEFWVEEYSDYLFGFAYSRLNDVHKSEDVLQETFLSAVKSIEKYDGRVPIKFWLRGIMKYKILDSIKRDLKEIDLDSFPEVDSRVFKTMGIFSRKVVDWDFDPLQSFEKDEFWQIFRSCLEKVKDPLRAIYMMKEIDNVDTKTICDQFEISQANLWVITHRVRKSMKLCLNKNWGETYK, via the coding sequence ATGAGTAATGAGCGTGATCCAGAGTTTTGGGTAGAGGAATATTCTGACTATTTGTTTGGCTTTGCTTATTCCAGATTAAATGATGTTCATAAATCAGAAGATGTACTACAAGAAACTTTTTTGTCCGCAGTAAAGTCAATAGAAAAGTATGATGGCAGGGTGCCTATTAAATTTTGGCTACGTGGAATAATGAAGTATAAGATTCTTGATAGCATTAAACGAGATCTTAAAGAGATTGACTTGGATTCTTTTCCCGAAGTTGATAGTAGAGTATTTAAAACAATGGGGATTTTTTCTCGGAAAGTAGTGGATTGGGACTTTGATCCCTTGCAATCATTTGAGAAAGATGAGTTTTGGCAGATCTTTAGATCATGTTTAGAAAAAGTAAAAGACCCCTTACGAGCGATTTATATGATGAAAGAAATTGATAATGTGGATACAAAGACGATTTGTGATCAATTTGAAATCAGCCAAGCTAATTTATGGGTGATTACTCATAGGGTTAGAAAATCAATGAAGCTCTGTTTAAATAAAAACTGGGGTGAGACCTACAAATGA
- a CDS encoding serine/threonine protein kinase, translating into MTQEETVKNQSMATQLPEELLAKLREANDSEQDSGFSIASNFSERYELGLVLGEGGAGRVIAAYDKNVRRRVAIKFIRSDKASEIALRYFLKEAKITGQLQHPHIIPLYELGMTENDEIYYVMKLVQGVTLDGILEGIRMGDISMIERFPLPSLMKIYRRVCEAVSYAHAKGVVHLDLKPDNILVGYLGDVQVTDWGLARLRRGMEDISELEMVDIDEDIDFIIDSEKEKVIGTPAFMSPEQAIGNSDLVGTRSDIYALGGILYKILTLRAPANGKTTTAVLRRKLNEKIKHPLLFNEEAVGNNPDCVRLVHLPDSKVPRSLAAICMKSLDEKLVERYQKVGDLMRDVEVYMAGYIPDADKSAGLNRHFSQFIYRNQKSIVLVLISVFTVLTIVIILLLLIQYYR; encoded by the coding sequence ATGACGCAAGAAGAAACAGTGAAAAACCAGAGTATGGCAACACAATTGCCTGAAGAATTGCTTGCGAAGCTTCGCGAAGCGAATGATTCTGAGCAAGATTCAGGTTTTAGTATTGCATCAAATTTTTCTGAGCGATATGAATTGGGCTTGGTTTTAGGTGAGGGTGGTGCGGGCAGAGTTATAGCTGCTTATGACAAAAATGTTCGGCGACGTGTGGCAATTAAATTTATCCGATCCGATAAAGCCAGTGAAATAGCCTTGAGATATTTTTTAAAAGAGGCGAAAATCACAGGGCAATTACAGCATCCTCATATCATTCCCTTGTACGAACTAGGTATGACTGAGAATGACGAAATTTATTATGTCATGAAGTTGGTTCAGGGCGTGACTTTAGATGGGATATTAGAAGGGATTCGCATGGGGGATATTTCGATGATAGAACGTTTTCCTCTTCCTAGTTTGATGAAGATATACCGCAGAGTATGCGAAGCTGTTTCCTATGCCCATGCCAAGGGTGTGGTTCATTTGGATTTGAAGCCCGATAATATTTTAGTTGGATATCTTGGTGATGTTCAGGTAACGGATTGGGGTTTAGCTAGATTGCGGCGTGGGATGGAAGATATATCGGAGTTGGAAATGGTTGATATTGATGAAGATATAGATTTCATAATAGATTCTGAAAAAGAGAAGGTTATCGGAACACCTGCATTTATGTCTCCAGAACAAGCCATAGGTAATTCTGATTTAGTGGGTACACGTAGTGATATTTATGCATTAGGAGGGATTTTATATAAAATTCTAACCTTACGAGCTCCAGCAAATGGGAAAACGACTACGGCGGTCTTGCGCCGAAAGTTGAATGAGAAAATTAAGCATCCCTTGTTGTTTAATGAAGAAGCTGTTGGGAATAATCCTGATTGTGTGCGTTTGGTACATTTGCCAGATAGTAAAGTACCGCGATCCTTGGCTGCCATATGCATGAAATCTTTGGATGAGAAGTTGGTTGAGCGTTATCAGAAAGTCGGAGATTTGATGAGAGATGTCGAAGTTTATATGGCAGGGTATATTCCGGATGCGGATAAAAGCGCTGGTCTGAATCGTCATTTTTCTCAATTTATTTACCGCAATCAAAAAAGTATTGTTTTGGTTTTGATTTCAGTTTTCACCGTTTTAACAATTGTTATTATACTCTTGCTTTTAATCCAGTATTATAGATGA
- a CDS encoding TIGR00730 family Rossman fold protein, translating to MNKLNITVYCASSPNIHQDYFDSTKELGELLSLIPCTVSYGGGASGLMGALADSMIHHGGEIRGFIPQFMIEREWQHLGVPTMHIVKTMHERKEKLLENCDVAIALAGGCGTLEEFMEALTWKQLELFKGKLMILNTKSYYNPLLELLNGAIHENFMAADSAEMWEVHQNPQSILDSILSKK from the coding sequence ATGAATAAACTTAATATCACCGTCTACTGCGCGTCTAGCCCTAATATTCACCAAGATTACTTCGATAGCACAAAAGAGCTTGGCGAATTGCTCTCTCTAATCCCTTGTACAGTGTCTTACGGAGGAGGCGCAAGTGGATTAATGGGCGCCTTAGCTGACAGCATGATTCACCATGGAGGCGAAATAAGAGGTTTCATCCCGCAATTTATGATTGAGCGAGAATGGCAACACCTCGGCGTACCCACCATGCATATCGTTAAAACCATGCATGAACGCAAAGAAAAATTACTGGAAAACTGTGATGTTGCAATCGCTCTCGCGGGCGGTTGCGGAACGCTAGAAGAGTTTATGGAAGCCTTAACATGGAAACAACTTGAGCTCTTCAAGGGAAAACTTATGATCTTAAATACAAAATCATATTACAATCCTTTACTAGAACTTCTAAACGGAGCAATCCATGAAAATTTCATGGCCGCCGACTCTGCTGAAATGTGGGAAGTCCACCAAAATCCACAAAGTATTTTAGACTCAATTCTCAGTAAAAAATAA
- a CDS encoding 3'-5' exonuclease, with translation MKLNLQRPIVFFDLETTGLNPTEDRIIEVCCIKIHPDGKRDIKTRRVNPEKPISSEASEITGITDDDVKDEPTFKQMAKGIYNFFEGCDISGYNILRFDLRVLTEEFKRAGIKFDASAHKLVDVQRIFHKKEPRTLEAALRFYCKKDLEGAHAAENDVIATIDVLEGQLDMYDDIENDIALLAEYCKDERWIDMNGRLHWKGEDASIGFGKNQGKLLKDLVKTDRGYLDWILRGEFPEDTKSIIKNAIEKGIYPSKE, from the coding sequence ATGAAACTTAATCTCCAGCGACCTATCGTTTTTTTTGATTTGGAAACCACAGGGCTTAACCCCACTGAAGACCGCATTATTGAAGTCTGCTGCATCAAGATTCATCCCGATGGTAAACGAGATATCAAAACCCGTCGCGTCAATCCTGAAAAGCCCATTTCAAGTGAAGCATCTGAAATCACTGGCATTACTGATGATGACGTAAAAGACGAGCCCACTTTCAAACAAATGGCTAAGGGCATCTATAACTTTTTTGAAGGTTGTGATATCTCTGGTTATAATATTTTGCGTTTTGACCTCCGTGTTTTAACTGAAGAATTTAAACGCGCTGGAATAAAATTTGACGCTTCTGCTCACAAACTTGTGGATGTACAAAGAATCTTTCATAAAAAGGAGCCCCGCACTCTGGAAGCCGCTTTGCGTTTCTATTGCAAAAAGGACCTGGAAGGCGCACACGCTGCAGAAAATGATGTAATCGCAACAATCGACGTCTTAGAAGGACAACTAGACATGTATGACGACATCGAAAATGACATTGCTCTATTAGCTGAGTACTGTAAAGATGAACGTTGGATCGACATGAATGGTCGCCTCCACTGGAAAGGTGAAGATGCCTCTATCGGCTTTGGTAAAAACCAAGGTAAATTACTCAAAGATTTAGTAAAAACTGATCGTGGCTACTTAGATTGGATCCTGCGAGGAGAATTCCCCGAAGACACCAAGAGCATCATTAAAAATGCCATCGAAAAAGGCATATATCCCTCAAAAGAATAA
- a CDS encoding 2-isopropylmalate synthase — MKKYSAIPEIGITNRTWPDTPITQAPRWCAVDLRDGNQALPDPLTLEQKKTYFDILVKIGFKEIEIGFPSASKDDYDFCRHLIENKLIPDDVMISVLVPARPDLVSKTMYALRDVPKATVHFYVATSDLHREHVLGKSRQDVFEMCTATVQAIKEEASKLNPSKFYLEFSPEEFTDTDLDFAVEICDHVINEWQPAEGEQVILNLPATVERRPPTHYADMIELFQRKLKSTQAIISLHAHNDMGCAVASSQLAIQAGAHRVEGTLFGQGERSGNVDLITLVLNLQYLGVDTGLDFSDLMNITETISQLTNMPPHERHPYVGSLVFSAFSGSHQDAIHKSTLKKDALMETFGRWKIPYLHIDPADIGREFENLIRINSQSGKGGIAHIIEKEHNIKLPRFVQIDFAKRVQAYAEAVSREVSTQEVWRVFEEAYINPKNANLSLSNYWPYPDEKHPEIINAKIEVLFKGKKVTLEARDNGPISAFVAALKQLEIPSFTLEHFGEDSIGDSAQAEAVSCISIKNITDENVFIGFGYHSNINQAAVRAIVAAVNNLLNQ; from the coding sequence ATGAAAAAATATTCCGCTATCCCCGAAATTGGCATCACAAATAGAACTTGGCCAGATACTCCCATTACACAAGCCCCAAGATGGTGCGCCGTTGACTTGCGCGACGGAAATCAAGCACTTCCTGACCCTTTAACCCTCGAGCAGAAAAAAACCTACTTTGATATCCTTGTCAAAATTGGCTTCAAAGAAATTGAAATTGGCTTCCCCTCGGCGTCTAAAGATGATTATGACTTCTGCCGTCATTTGATCGAAAACAAACTCATCCCAGATGATGTTATGATTTCAGTACTCGTCCCTGCTCGCCCCGACTTGGTAAGTAAAACTATGTACGCCTTGCGTGACGTGCCTAAAGCAACAGTTCATTTTTATGTAGCGACTAGTGACCTTCACCGCGAACATGTCTTGGGAAAATCACGACAAGATGTTTTTGAAATGTGTACGGCAACAGTCCAAGCTATTAAAGAAGAAGCCAGCAAACTTAACCCTAGTAAGTTTTACTTAGAATTTTCTCCTGAAGAGTTCACAGATACTGACCTAGATTTTGCTGTAGAGATCTGTGATCACGTCATTAATGAATGGCAACCTGCGGAAGGCGAACAAGTCATCCTCAACCTTCCTGCCACCGTAGAGCGTCGTCCGCCGACTCATTACGCAGACATGATTGAGCTCTTTCAACGCAAACTCAAATCCACCCAAGCTATCATATCTCTCCACGCTCATAACGACATGGGATGTGCCGTCGCTTCTTCACAATTGGCTATCCAAGCAGGAGCTCATCGCGTAGAAGGCACTCTCTTTGGTCAAGGCGAACGCTCTGGCAATGTTGATTTGATAACACTGGTCTTGAACTTGCAGTACCTCGGCGTTGATACGGGATTAGATTTCTCTGATTTGATGAATATCACCGAGACTATTTCTCAACTTACGAACATGCCTCCACATGAGCGTCACCCCTATGTGGGTTCATTAGTTTTCTCTGCGTTTTCTGGATCGCACCAAGATGCCATTCATAAATCCACTCTCAAAAAAGATGCACTCATGGAAACTTTTGGCCGTTGGAAAATCCCTTATTTACACATCGACCCCGCCGATATCGGTAGAGAATTCGAAAACCTTATTCGCATTAATAGCCAATCAGGAAAAGGTGGAATTGCTCATATAATTGAAAAAGAGCACAACATAAAATTGCCTCGCTTTGTACAAATTGACTTTGCTAAACGTGTCCAGGCTTATGCCGAAGCCGTAAGTCGTGAAGTCTCTACACAAGAAGTTTGGAGAGTTTTTGAAGAAGCCTATATCAATCCTAAAAATGCTAATTTAAGCTTGAGTAATTACTGGCCCTACCCGGATGAAAAGCATCCAGAGATTATCAATGCAAAAATCGAAGTCCTTTTCAAAGGTAAAAAAGTCACTCTCGAAGCAAGAGATAATGGCCCCATCTCAGCTTTTGTAGCTGCACTCAAACAACTTGAGATCCCTAGCTTCACTCTAGAGCATTTTGGTGAAGACTCGATTGGCGACTCAGCTCAGGCAGAAGCCGTTTCCTGTATTTCGATTAAGAATATTACAGATGAAAATGTTTTCATTGGTTTTGGATATCATTCTAATATCAATCAAGCTGCTGTTCGTGCTATTGTTGCTGCGGTTAACAACCTACTCAATCAGTAA